A genomic stretch from Deinococcus metalli includes:
- the istA gene encoding IS21 family transposase: protein MRHIIELKAAGQSISGIAKTLDVSRNTVKKYLRDPGLPQPRRRTPRGSKLAPFTAFLTGRIELGVLNAVVLFRELQERGYDGQYTVVKDFVRPFRRTQVSAQRLTTRFETQPGEQAQVDFGRYSYRNLEGQTCSIWAFVMVLGWSRALYVEFIRKADTASFIRCHVNAFAYFGGITQTILYDNTKQVVLERDQTGAPVW, encoded by the coding sequence GTGCGGCACATCATCGAGCTCAAGGCAGCAGGTCAATCCATCAGCGGCATCGCCAAAACCCTGGACGTCAGTCGGAACACCGTCAAGAAATACCTCCGCGATCCCGGCCTCCCACAGCCACGCCGACGCACACCTCGGGGCAGCAAGCTGGCCCCGTTCACAGCGTTTTTGACAGGCCGGATCGAGCTGGGCGTCCTGAACGCCGTGGTGTTGTTCCGCGAACTGCAGGAACGCGGCTACGACGGGCAGTACACCGTCGTCAAGGACTTTGTGCGCCCATTTCGGCGGACACAGGTGTCCGCCCAGCGCCTGACCACCCGTTTCGAAACCCAGCCCGGAGAACAGGCGCAGGTGGACTTCGGTCGGTACAGCTACCGGAATCTCGAGGGCCAGACGTGTTCCATCTGGGCGTTCGTCATGGTGCTGGGCTGGTCACGGGCGTTGTACGTCGAGTTCATCCGCAAGGCCGATACCGCCAGCTTCATCCGCTGTCACGTGAACGCCTTCGCCTATTTCGGCGGGATCACCCAGACCATCCTGTACGACAACACCAAGCAGGTGGTGCTGGAACGCGACCAGACCGGCGCGCCGGTCTGGAA